The genome window AATTGTTGTAAGTTGTTTTTTAACTCATTGTCTACACTATATACTATTGTTCCTGTCAAAGCTGCTATGAGTAAAATTACACTAACAAGTAAAGCAAAGCAACTCCTCATGTGATATAtagcaatataattataaatgtatgagGCTAGCCTTAAACAAAAATCAGTATAAAACTATACTATGTACATAAAATTAAGCACACTACACTATTGAATGTATGCATCACATACTGTTATCTATAAGGGAGTCTAGACCCTATCATAATTTAACTATGACATGCAACTATGACAATGGTACTCAAGTACTATAGCTATGACAATAGTATAGTGTCTGTGAACGCTCAGCAAAGTTTTATCAGTGTATATACTGTACTATGCATTAATGCAGGTTTTTACCCTTCATGGATGTTCCTCACACTGATCTGATATGCACTTATAATAGCATTTGTCATTTCAACCAATGTTTTTGTCACCATAGTTTCATCACTACGATGTAAACCCAATATTGAGTACAACAAAAACTagtctaatactatatgtataaAGCCAACTAAAGTGAAAGTAATCTTGTGTTCATGGCTTCAATTGATCATGAACAGATACTATTACAACTGAACTAACTTAGTTAGTTCAGTTATTATAGTATCCATCTCTTGCTTATGGTTTCAATTGCTGGGCAATAAACCACAAATGTTACTATATGGCTTCTAGTTGGCTTTAAAATATTGAGTTAGACTAGGTTTGGCTTTGTGGTAATTCTGTATTGGGCTTACATCAAATAGATGAGCCTAAGGTAGCAAAGGCCTTGGTTGAAATCATAAAATCTTTTTAAGTGATATGTCTATTAACTACGGAACTAAAGATATCAGTTTTGTTATAGATTTCATTTTACTATATAATCTTGTccataacaatatttttttgtagTTACACAAGGGACCAAGGGACATTGAAGTGAATAACTGTATAACAACTGTGTTTTTGATATCATATTACAaatcataattatattcattaatgataaaaaattACTATCTTTGTCATGAGCATATGTCCAAATTTCATGATCACGTGaattataacaatattcatataaaGTTAGTGTTACGTGCAGTGTCAACTGAAATTTGTGATAAAAATCTTGCCTTGTCTATAGTTATATCAGTTGCAGAAATGACTGATCATGAAATTAGTCCTATGGGGTATTGATGAAGAAACTGTAACAACGTCTCCTTCAGAaggtatatataaatactaaataTCTACATCTTCACATCAATTGTATAACAATTTTTTCAGTAGTTGTAGATATCAATAAGCTGTGCAGAACACTGCAGAATGTACTTACAAAGCAGTTCAGTTCATTAAATGGTGCTTTAAAAAACTGTCTCAAAGATGTTGCTAATGAAATGTGACCGGATTTGcgaaaagggaccacttctgtcaaaaacaaaatttcatgtATGGACAGAAAAAGTGATGGTTTCAATCTTTTGGAGAATTTGAGTTAAACCAAAAAACGAAGAGAATAGTTCCTGACAGTCATTTTGAAGCGTCTAAAGCGAAAGTTCTTTCTAGCTTTGCACGTAGAAGCGTTCGCGTTATCAAATATTAGTGTACGGAATGCGGGGGTGGAAAATTAAATTCCACttttctcaaaattaatttttggtagTAGCCACTCTATTTCCGTTTATATCTCGTGTCTTGAGCAACGTATGCATTTATTCAAAGTATCAAACAATTCAGCATTATCTACACTTTAAAATGGTATGAaaaagtgaaaatgacagaaatgactcaagtggtccctttttgcatatccggtcacaaatgttttcaaaagtcTTAATCTCTAAAGTAGTCATGAGTCACCCACGTATGACAGTGTAATTCATGAGTTTGAAGCAGGGATGATATACATGAAAGATATCGCTCAGTTAGAGGAGTACTGCCAAACGTTTTTAGATTGTCTCTATAACGGTAGTCAAGGTGGTCCTGCAAGAGGTGCTGCACAAAAATTTGGCTGAAGAATGGAAAAAGGATGTCCAAGAGATTCATAGCATATCACTGTCAATTTATTGTggtaaagaaacaaaacaaagtaagtAAAAAGATGAATGACAagtaattttaactgttttcacACTATCCAGAACAAAAGAATGAAATGCCAAAGTGTCATTTGCAAAAATCACTCTCAATTCAGTTTAGAaccaaacaagaagaaaaagcaAGTTCAATATTCTTTAAAGGCTCTTTCCAAAAGATTTGCAACTTTAATGATGGCTGTTCAAACAGCCCTTGATATTAAGTTACACCAGTCAAATCAGCTTGTACATTTTGCCAGATGGCTTCAAGAACGAATCAGCTGGGCTAAATTGCATCTGAGTGATGAACTAAGTGTGGATGAAATCTTCAAGAAAATTCATCCCTATTATGACTTTATTGACTGTGCGTTGATCGTGGAAATTAGTGAACAGTTTCTAAAACACGAAAAATTTCAGGATGGAGATGAAATTAAAGACCTAATTCATGAACTAAATGAGCATTTACACGCAGCAACAGTCTTCGAGACTCGACGACAGTCAAACAGCTAAAAGATGATCTAAAAGAATTATACGACCACATCGACAAAATTTAGAAAATATGCCAAAAATTTGTATTGAGCTACAGAATCGATGGTATGATGCCACTATTCAAGGGCTTTATTTACTAATTAGACATCTACTTCCATACAGATTGAAACAATCACTACTTCAAAATATTGACATAGAGACAGGTTCAATACTAATAACTTATGTCATCCATGAATCTCAAGTTGATTGCCTTATAGCTTATGCTCAAGGTCGGCTGCAGTTTTATGCGTCTCATTGGCATCTTTGGTCTAAAAATTAATGGTAAGCGTATCTTTAAAGATGACGAGAACAAGAATTTTACTTTTGATGGTACTCTTCTTGAAGCAGCAAAAGTTGGTCATATTGAAGCAGTTCAATTTTTTTCTTGAGTTAGGAGCTAATGTTGATGGTGCACTTTTAGAAGCTGTAATTGTTAGTGATATTACATCAGCTCAACAACTCCTAGAGTTAGGAGGTAACATTGATAACATTCTTCTTGAAGCAGCAAAACATGGTCATAGCAAAGCAGTATGCTTACTTCTCAAATTAGGTGCCAAGGTCAATTACCAAAacgatgaaaacaaaacaccactAATGCTAGCTACACTAGGTGGACATGAACAAATTGTACAAACTCTAGTATCAGCTGGAGCTGATATTTATATTCAAGATAACAAATACACTGCACTAATAATAGCTTGTGAAATGAACTCatatacaatatgtaattaTCTACTACACACAAAGAAAAATCCATGAAACACCTTTCATTACTGCCTGCCGACATGTCTCTTCAAATGTAATCTGTCTACTACAATACTCATCAGCACATATCTCTATTAATAACAATGTGGGGGATATCCAAGTACTTCATCAGAAATTTGTCCCTCTAGTATCAAATATTAAAGAGCGATTATCTCAGATGATTGAAAATCGATCATGCAAACTAGTCACTATTGCTCAACATATTGAGAATACACTGAAGAGGAAGGTTTACTAAAGTAGCAACTATCGATgaactatttacaaaattaagTCACACtatcattttcttaattgtcACGTAATTAAAGACCTTgtacacttctttctttcaggaGACATCCTTGAAAGTAGACTCAAAGAGTATTCAGATGAACTCAGAGTATTTGAAGAGTCAGCTAAATTAATAGATATTCAGAATGCTAGTGACAGATTACATCTTTTTATAGAAGATGTTACTGAATTAACTTGcaaattatcattaaattaaatgtcATATGGAAACAAATGACATTAAAGGGTCTACATATTTCtagttaaacatatatttgcaGAAAAAGGAAAACATCTAAACCACATTCACATCGAACATGAATCACTATGTATCACATTCCTAGCACCTAGTTCACAATATCTATCTCTTAAAGATATGGCAGTAACTAAAAGAGATCTCCTCTATCAGTTGGTATCTTTGAAATGTACATTAACAACTATCCTATCATAATCAATGATGAGAATGATAGTTTTACATTTGAACCTTCTCTTCTGCAAGCAGCAAAAGATGGACTTATAGAAAACATTGAATTACTATTGGAGTTTACGAGCTCAGTTTTCTTACCAATGCGAACAAAAAGAAGCCCTTATGATagccagtcaaaatggtcattatcAAGTAGTGGAACTGCTACTCAAACAACAAGCCAATCCTAATATTCAAAATAACAATGGAGAAACAGCCCTTATGATAGCCAGTCAAAATTGTCATTATCAAGTGGTGGAATTGCTACTCAAACAACAAGCTGATTctaatattcaaaacaataatggAATAACAGCCCTGTACATAGCCAGTAAAAATGGTCATTATCAAGTGGTAGAACTGTTACTCAATCAACAAGCTGATCCTAATGTTCAACTACATGATGGACAAAACAGCATTATATGTagccagtcaaaatggtcattatcAAGTGTGGAACTGCTACTCAATCAACAAGCTGATCctaatattcaaaacaataacGGAATAACAGCCCTGTACATAGCAAGTAAAAATGGTCATTATCAAGTGGTAGAACTGTTACTCAAACAACAAGCTGATCCTAATATCAAAGAAGAAGATTGGACAGCACTTATGATagccagtcaaaatggtcattatcAAGTGGTGGAACTGCTACTCAAACAACAAGCTGATCCTAATatcaaagaagaaaaagattgGACAGCACTTATGATAGCCAGTCAAAATGGTTATTATAATGTAGTGGAATTGCTACTCAAACAACAAGCCCAATCCTAATATTCAAAATAACAATGGAGCAACAGCCCTGTACATAGCCAGTCAAAATGGCCATTATCAAGTTGTAGAACTGCTACTCAATCAACAAGCTGATCctaatattcaaaacaataatggAATTACAGCCCTGTACATAGCCATCAAAATGGTCATTATCAAGTGGTAGAACTGTTTTACTCAAACAACAAGCTGATCCTAATGTTCAACTACTAGACGGACAAACAGCCTTATATGTAGCCAGTAAAAATGGTCATTATCAAGTAGTGGAACTGCTACTCAAACAACAAGCTGATCCTAAtattaaagaagaagaagattggACAGCATTTATGATagccagtcaaaatggtcattatcAAATAGTGGAACTGCTACTCAAACAACAAGCTGATCGTAATATCAAAGAAGAATATTggacaaaagaagaagaagattggACAGCACTTATGATAGCCATGAAAATGGTCATTATAATGTAGTGGAATTGCTACTCAACAACAAGCCAATCCTAATATTCAAAATAACAATGGAGCAACAGCCCTTATGttagctagtcaaaatggtcattatcAAGTGGTGGAATTGCTACTCAAACAACAAGCTGATCctaatattcaaaacaataatggAATAACAGCCCTGTACATAGCCAGTCAAAACGTCATTATCAGTGGTAGAACTGCTACTCAACCAAAACTGATCctaatattcaaaacaataacGAATAACAGCCCTGTACATagccagtcaaaatggtcattatcAAGTGGTAGAATTGCTACTCAATTAACAAGCTGATCCTAATGTTCAACTACCAGATGGACAAACAGCCTTATATGTagccagtcaaaatggtcattatcAATGGTGGAACTGCTTCTCAAACAACAAGCTGATCCTAAtatcaaaaaagaagaagattggACAGCACTTATGATagccagtcaaaatggtcattatcAAGTAGTCAAACTGCTACTCAAACAACAAGCTGATCCTAATATCAAAGAAGAAGATTGGACAGCACTTATGATagccagtcaaaatggtcattataATGTAGTGGAATTGCTACTCAAACAACAAGCCAATCCTAATATTCAAAATAACAACGGACCAACAGCTCTTATGATAGCTAGTCGAAATGGTTATTATCAAGTGGTGGAACTGCTACTCAAACAACAAGCTGATCctaatattcaaaacaataacGGAATAACAGCCCTGTACATagccagtcaaaatggtcaCTATCAAGTGGTAGAACTGCTACTCAACCAACAAGCTGATCctaatattcaaaacaataacGGAATAACAGCCCTGTACATagccagtcaaaatggtcattatcAAGTGGTAGAATTGCTACTCAATCAACAAGCTGATCCTAATGTTCAACTGCCAGACGGACAAACAGCCTTATATGCagccagtcaaaatggtcattatcAAGTGGTGGAACTGCTACTCAAACAACAAGCTGATCCTAATatcaaagaagaagaagattggACAGCACTTATGATAGCCAGTGAAAATGGTCATTACAATGTAGTGGAATTGCTACTCAACAACGAGCCAATCTAATATTCAAAATAACAATGAAGAAACAGCCCTTATGATAGCCAGTATGATAGCCAATCAAAATGGTCATTATCAAGTTGTAGAATTGCTACTTAACCAACAAACTGATTCTAATATTCAAAAACAATGATGGAATAACAGCCCTGTACATAGCCAGTAAAAATGGTCATTATCAAGTGGTAGAACTGTTACTCAATCAACAAGCTGATCCTAATGTTCAACTGCCAGACGGACAAACAGCATTATATGTAGCCAGTCCAAATGGTCATTGTCAAGTAGTGGAACTGCTACTCAAACAACAAGCTGATCCTAATATCAAAGAGAAGAAGATTGGACAGCACTTATGATAGCCAGTGAAAATGGTCATTACAATGTAGTTGAATTGCTACTCAAACAACAAGCCAAtcctaatattaaaaataacaatggagCAACAGCCCTTATGTTAGCATGTTCAAAAAGGTCACCTTCAAGTAGTGGAACTGCTACTCAAACAACGAGCCAATCCTAATATTCAAAATAACAATGAGAAACAGCCCTGATGATGGCCAGTGAAAATGGTCTTTATCTAGTGGTTTAATCTGCTACTTAGTCAAGAAGCTGATCCTAATATTCAAAACAATTACGGAACAACAGCCCTGCACATAGCAAGAAAAAATGGTCATCATCTAGTGGTGGAACTGTTAGATAAAGAGAAAGCCAGTCCTAAACAAAACATCTTCCAAAATTGAGGAAATTCTTTTAAGAAATGATTTCTAGTAAAGCATGTAATAAAATCTATTAATGATGTGCTCTTGTACACCTAGACGAGGGAACATTGATGGTAGCAAGTAACAACATATATAGCTAGATAAATTTTCCTTATAATAGTTATTACTCCTTTGCCTAAGAATTTTGAGCAACAAGTCTTCCAATAGTATACAAAATTGATAGTTAGAGTAAGAAGAGTTAATTATAAGTTGAGATTGCCAGTAATAAGATGTGGTGaataaatacagcaaaatagaACAGTGTTACATCTTTGTTCATGCTAGTACACgcagtcattaaataaatcaattttaCAAGTAATTTGTGATAATCTTGGTGGTTTAATAAAATCCTTGCTGCTTTAATTAATGGTGAGTGGTGTTAGCTATGAAAAATAACTAATTTGTAAAAGCCCACTAAAGGATTGTAAAAAAGAGTGTTTATATACTTAAATGATGTGATtagggtcttttttttttaagaacatAATTGACATTATAGTTATGGAGAATTACAATTGATTTTATGTGTCATCCTATATAGGAAACTTACTCCCACATTAGCAGATTATGATATCAGTAACAAAAGTTGACAATTTGTTATATATAGCGTCTAGTAATACTTCACATGCCCAACTACATGGATGGACATaggtatacaaataaatcatGGTAAAGTATAAAAATAGCTGTTGCCTAGTCTAAAAGCACAATAGAATATATACTACACACAATTTGAAACAGAGTATACTTATAATTTTATCTACactacatatacagtgaaagaCAATCAAGAGGTAGAGGAAATTGTGTGTCAAATAATAGGAAGTGAAAATTTGAAATTATTGCTAATTTCCTAgctaaaattatgtaaatatcaGCAGTTTTTGACCTAAGACAATAGCTACATATACCTGGTTAATAAATTATTCACTAATACAACTAGTTTTAAACTTCAATAATAGTTAAAATCACTTGGCACCAAGTCAGTTTACTTTATCTATAATTATAACTCAGAATTTTGTTAATCTACTGATTTTCTCTTTGGTTCTCCATTAAATGAATTAAAGGTTACACATCAATACTGTCAAAGCATATTGATAACTTTAGATCCTTTTACTACTATTTGTTGCAAGTAATGCTTGAAATGTTGAGTAGCAATTTAAGACTGGCTCTTCACATCAACTTAAAAATCTTAATATTCAAATGTCAGATGAGCTTTGTATGATGATTATCCAAAAGCTATAACTTTTCTAGTACTCATTAGTTGACATGATATACAATGCCATATACAAATCTGACTAATTCAGTCAAGAAAATTGAATTCGATTGCTAGGTCTTTTGTTATGGGAAGTAAAATAGGACTACATTATTAGGaaattactatatataataacGACAAATCAGTAggttcatttttttaaatcttattatgttttgtttgtagcAATCCATATCTTAAAGAGTAAGTAAACAAATACGCATGTCTCTATAGGTTATATGTCATTAATTGACTAATGGGTGTTATGTATTAAATTGTTCACCTTTATCTATTAAAAATTAGACTGGCAGATATATGTAAAATGGAAAATTTtacttactatagtaataaaacattcaatGTTAATTAGTCTATCTGCTAGCTGTAATAAATCCTTCAGTAATTCTGTAACCTTTGTTAATTATACGATTTATTAAGTGCAGTTGCTGACTGACCTGGGAATTCCAAAAGTTTGTCTCAGCTCATCATTGATGTCTACAGAAATCACGTGAACAACGGAGGTACCACTGCTGAGCTTGCTTCAGATGATATCATGTACTAGATATGTCGTCTCTTGATGTCTTAAAACGCGAATTCCTTAGACCAGACTTCACACAGTCAAAATTCACTTTGTGTTTCTCGCCAACATCCGCGACAAATTTTGGCGGTCATCACGTGAGAAACTAGGCCCCTCCCTACTAGAGAGACTTTCTAGTTGACTCTAGTAAAATTATTCAGTAACATTGTTTCTCAATTAAGATATAGCATTATGTGTATGTTACTATACATTCTGTACATTAGATAATTGACTAGCTTCAGTCACTGTGACTATTATATAAGTAGACCTCACAGAGTTGTCCAAATATATTGCATAAACAGAAATTTTGTGTAGTTTAATTAGTCCCTTTATGCTCAcatgataaaaacaatgtaCAACTGACACACCCACTTAAAGCATCAAAAGTGATTGATTTAAGATAATCCTTATAtttgaaagtatatatatattaatatctcCAGGTAATCTTATTAATTAATTCTGGTAGTATTAAACTTGGTACAAAGATTGTGATATAGACTAAACTACAGTATCATCTGTTAacatgaccttttgacctctgataATTATCTAATCATGTACGTTTTCTATTATTGCattcattttttaaacactgatgTCATAAATTATTACTTCTGCGCATAAAATCcaatattaaaagtatatatatttaaccaaTACTGATTATTGCACTAAATCCATACTCTAtagattatttttttacatttaaactgATACATTCACTTCGTAATTTTCACTTGAAATAGTTCAATAATGATCTTAGCTAGAGAGTATATGTAATAATGTCtatttatcatttaaattaacTTAGTATAAACTGTCAACAAATCATTACACTATATGTCACAAGTCCATTAACTTCTATAAATAGATCTATACCAGGGCGGATCTAGGAAAAAGTTCTTGGGTGGGTCCTGAGGCTAATTATTCATAGAGGTGCGATTAATAATCTTAACTAATTAAGGTGTGGTCTATCAATCATCACTGGGTTGGGACAAAATTTTAGGGTGGGCCTGGCCTCCCCTGGCCCCCCCATAGATCCGCCTCTGTCTATTACACAAATATAGTGCATTATTAGAGACTTTTGTCTTAGGTCATTTCTTGTTCATCAATAGAGGATACTCAGTGTTTTATATGTTGCAATTCTTTGGTCATCCTTTACTTCTCTGCTTCAGTATAAAGCACTCCCAATAACCTTATGATTATGACACATTATTGTGACgtcattatataattatcatttgtattttaataattataggggcagttttattattttacatcaaCTATTGATCgcactgttttaaataatagctTAAGTGAGTCAAATTAACTATTCATTTTTTCATATTGTCTGCTAATATTCGTTCATGTTAACTTGTACTGATAACAACTACTTTTCaggttattatattgtaaaaaaaatgttctaaaaattaaacattctaGTATTTAGagcttttgtttgttcatttttcatcAGTTTGTTTTCATTCTCTCTAAATATCTCTAATATGACAAGATCAAATTTTCTAATAAGTAAAAGAAAAATAGATACTTattctattaataataaattatgacaTCAGTAATAAATGAGAtgacatatacatgttatatcgtttaataaatcttttatatacccagTACATAGATGGATGTAGATGTACATGAAGagcttatataaagtatatgtaactttatataaaattataatctcACAATGCTACTATCTAGTCTGGAAGCACAATAGACTATAGAATATACACTTATTGAAACAAGTTGTGTAGATGAAATCATGTCTCAAGCTATATAGTCATATCACACAGTGAAGGACAGACTAGCAGTGGAAGGTGTGATTGTCAAGTGAGAGGAGGTAAAAATTTGCAATAGCTAAAATTATCTATACATCAGTTCTTCATAACCTCAGACAGTACCTAGTTACTTCACTGTGATGAAGTAAAATGGGACCAAATAAGAGGAAAGTACTATACATAATTTAGTTAAGAGAAGGTGCTGAggtttaataatatacatgtatattaagtgTTTCATCATATTTCAACAAACCCATTTACAGTATGATGTTTTCTAAAACTTACTTTGAAGTGATTTCACTGTTTTGGGACATAAAAAGGATTACAGAACATATCCACATAAGCTGTGTGAATTTTCTTAAATAACTGCATATGTGCGAGtatgtgatgtatgtgtgtgaagaGAGCAAGAGAGGGTGACAGTATAGGTTATACACTAATGACAAACTCACTGGGTTAATGTCATTATCTCTTGACTGACTGGTAGTATTTTCAGTGATTATTACAAATTTCATTCTAGTGTTTGTAGCATATCCATATCTTAAAACAGTAAGTAAAGGATATATACAAGAgtagaaaaatacacattgtATAGCTCCAAATTTTTGTTGTGCATAAATTTGGGAGGCATCGAAAAATCAAAAACTTGTTATTCATAGAAATTTTAGTCCAATATTTAGAAATAATGGGCAGGTCCTAGTCATTTGTGCATATGCTTATTAATTAAGACGTTGAATCTTTGATGTTGTATTTTCTCAAAGAAGTCAGAgctagagagaaagagaattGGCTATGACGTCATATGACTACttcaaatatgttttgtaatgaAGCTagctagtgtttaaaaatatcataAATCGCAAAAATTTTATCAGGAAAATTAATCAATGGAGTTTTAGCTGCCAAACTATGACATTTGGTTCTAATCCAATATTTGGAGATacacagtatttatttatttggtaatCAATACTAATCCAGTTCTActttatttatgcaaaaaaTTGTCAAGGGCTGGATTAGGTGATTACagatttttttgaaaatttgccaaattaaaccctgtaattttactttttaataaatttaatttgctGAACATTTGTTGAAAGTAGATCCtccttaaattttatttttactgaaatTACTAAATTACCTATCCACTTAGAATACATTGGAATATATTACAAGTAATGAGGATACATTTTGTATTGGTTCAGAGGGATAAAGTGGTCCTAGAT of Gigantopelta aegis isolate Gae_Host unplaced genomic scaffold, Gae_host_genome ctg2864_pilon_pilon, whole genome shotgun sequence contains these proteins:
- the LOC121391708 gene encoding ankyrin repeat domain-containing protein 29-like, whose protein sequence is MVELLLKQQADPNIKKEEDWTALMIASQNGHYQVVKLLLKQQADPNIKEEDWTALMIASQNGHYNVVELLLKQQANPNIQNNNGPTALMIASRNGYYQVVELLLKQQADPNIQNNNGITALYIASQNGHYQVVELLLNQQADPNIQNNNGITALYIASQNGHYQVVELLLNQQADPNVQLPDGQTALYAASQNGHYQVVELLLKQQADPNIKEEEDWTALMIASENGHYNVVELLLNNEPI